Proteins encoded together in one Apium graveolens cultivar Ventura unplaced genomic scaffold, ASM990537v1 ctg817, whole genome shotgun sequence window:
- the LOC141704715 gene encoding uncharacterized protein LOC141704715 encodes MGDTLNSFNSRLNTVERRRTRRGRRFPRHGHALGKAPVVEGDTQGSGDNPRITPRRLQYSDDVEPIVELADEDTEGRERPHLGNQVVPHPHRSGCTMDERRRVENAQSQDEEGRDLSTLKKRLGIRRGGAHSAGEAPAVIPVASHSVTGNGSGARPHDQDGGRTQVRMQNNDEIPRHGQDEPRVRENIQNQNGNMPPPQPQGEGRRDPPPHPGGNQGEFQQVAEQPQQPNVQTIPGVGTFNVNDLKRLLNHLEGERVTATAQAPSPFAAVVREAQLPAGYRNTTNDLRFHGNSDPVEFLGRFNIEMDVYQVPDLARCRLLAATFREGAQQWFQKLGPGVITSWEQMKTLFLTQFQAAVKYTPPVTTLANVKQKEGESLTSYFKRFNAESTLVRGATDETLKILLIAGLRVGTDFWKHLQGKDPVSLADVLAHAESFKAIEQSLAETKKNDNTYNSKGRSKRRDRSPDRLTSWQSRDKKKYCDYHESTGHDTHECRHLRDEIEELIKAGHLGEWIDKVKRRRGLDDKGKDERQPPWAEDVEKTAEVKFQRAGSIRAIFGGHPFVGDSNRALERNAREARHPPLTNIHSLEDRPPKVFKGESADITFREKESRWVHHPHNGALVITMLIGAMNVHRVFLDNGSSTNILYYSTYKKLGFPDSDMYFEDAHVYGFTGEAVRVMGSVRLPVTLGEGALSVTQMIDFKVLDQDSAHNVLVGRPWLRAFRVITSIHHLMIKFPTPNGVGSLRGSQYESRDCYHKDVKEFHRRRYEGKGLPFEDIEDIHTKPSGEVHAHYFVENPGKEETNTSGNSFVMQGRVSKIRSVEEVVVSHTGGITQKEVNGEKLEGRSEILQGLGDNCKVDAPQKKDAPLNEVEVDAPPNEDAPSDEKVEIEDPRDFDFDLDPRIPMLIEKTGPAEDTISIPRLVNMMFKDQIGRTMEVYVDDMLVKSEVTTDHIKHLMEMFNILRRFRMKLNPQKCVFGVESGKFLGFIVNHRGIEANPAKIKALLDMKSPTNVKQVQSLTGRIAALNRFVSKSSDRCKEFFKAIRLAGKDFVWTAVLVREEDGQQSPVYYVSKRLHDAETRYTNMEKLVYALILASRKLRPYFQAHRVEVRTAYPLRQVLHKPESSGRMLKWAVELGQFDLEYVPRTAIKGQALANFLLEFDSEIDDKALVMLYPPQAEESLEEFPHPWFGIPYKLVSDNGKQFDRKELRQLCEELKIKKEFAAVYHPQSNGQTEAGTYHLEDMDGKLIPRAWNAEHLRKYYQ; translated from the exons atgggggatactcttaacagTTTTAACTCAAGACTGAACACGGTGGAGCGTCGAAGGACGAGGAGAGGTCGTCGTTTCCCCCGTCACGGTCATGCCTTGGGGAAAGCCCCTGTAGTTGAGGGAGATACCCAGGGGAGCGGGGATAACCCGCGAATCACTCCGCGGCGTTTGCAATATTCTGATGATGTAGAACCTATTGTAGAGCTTGCGGATGAGGACACTGAAGGCAGAGAAAGGCCTCACCTGGGCAACCAGGTAGTGCCACACCCGCATAGGTCTGGATgtacgatggacgagcgtcgCCGTGTGGAGAACGCTCAAAGCCAAGACGAGGAAGGAAGGGATCTTTCAACCTTGAAGAAgaggcttggcataag GAGAGGTGGAGCGCACTCCGCTGGAGAAGCCCCCGCCGTTATTCCCGTAGCTTCTCACAGCGTTACTGGTAATGGGTCTGGAGCGCGTCCTCATGACCAGGACGGCGGGCGGACTCAAGTAAGAATGCAGAACAATGATGAAATTCCGCGACACGGTCAGGATGAACCTCGTGTACGGGAAAACATTCAGAACCAAAATGGTAATATGCCACCGCCGCAGCCTCAAGGTGAGGGGCGGCGAGATCCTCCGCCACACCCGGGGGGTAATCAAGGGGAATTTCAGCAAGTCGCAGAGCAACCCCAGCAgcctaatgttcaaaccattcctggggTAGGGACGTTTAATGTGAACGACCTCAAGCGGTTActcaaccatcttgagggagAAAGAGTAACGGCGACAGCgcaagctccttctccttttgctgctgTTGTGAGGGAGGCGCAATTGCCCGCGGGATACCGGAACACAACCAACGACTTGCGTTTCCACGGGAACTCTGATCCTGTAGAGTTCTTGGGGCGTTTTAACATTgaaatggatgtatatcaagtacctgatttggctcGATGCCGTCTCTTGGCAGCCACTTTCAGAGAAGGTGCTCAGCAGTGGTTCCAAAAGCTTGGTCCAGGTGTAATTACAtcctgggaacagatgaaaactttgttttTGACACAATTCCAAGCCGCGGTGAAGTACACACCACCTGTTACCACGCTGGCTAATGTGAAACAAAAGGAAGGAGAAAGTTTGACTTCATATTTCAAGAGGTTTAATGCAGAATCTACTTTGGTGAGGGGTGCAACTGACGAAACGTTGAAAATATTGCTTATAGCTGGGTTGCGTGTGGGGACGGATTTCTGGAAACACCTACAAGGGAAAGACCCAGTGTCATTGGCTGATGTGCTCGCACATGCGGAGTCGTTCAAAGCAATCGAGCAGTCGCTtgcagaaacaaaaaagaatgaTAATACCTATAACTCCAAGGGGCGATCCAAGAGAAGGGACAGATCT cccgaccgtctaacttcatggcaAAGCAGAGATAAAAAGAAGTACTGTGACTACCATGAGTCTACTGGCCATGACACCCACGAGTGTCGTCACTTGCGGGATGagattgaggaattgatcaaggctggACACCTAGGAGAATGGATCGACAAGGTGAAGCGACGCAGGGGACTTGATGACAAGGGTAAAGATGAAAGACAACCCCCGTGGGCGGAGGATGTTGAGAAAACAGCGGAGGTCAAGTTTCAGAGGGCCGGCAGCATcagggcaatttttggaggacaccctttTGTTGGTGACAGTAATCGAGCACTTGAGAGAAACGCGAGAGAAGCGCGACATCCACCGCTCACTAACATCCACAGCTTGGAAGATAGACCCCCGAAGGTCTTTAAGGGGGAGTCCGCTGATATTACATTCAGGGAAAAAGAATCTAGGTGGGTGCATCATCCTCACAACGGTGCGCTGGTGATTACCATGCTTATTGGGGCAATGAACGTACATCGAGTGTTCCTGGATAATGGGAGTTCTACAAACATCTTGTACTATAGCACCTACAAAAAGCTGGGTTTCCCAGATAGTGACATGTATTTTGAAGATGCGCACGTCTATGGCTTTACGGGGGAAGCAGTGAGAGTTATGGGCTCAGTCAGGCTTCCCGTCACGCTTGGGGAAGGGGCTTTGTCGGTTACTCAAATGATAGATTTTAAGGTGCTAGATCAGGATTCCGCGCACAACGTACTGGTCGGCAGACCTTGGTTGCGTgcgttcagggtgataacctcgatacaccacttgatgataaagttcccgACGCCAAACGGAGTTGGCAGCCTGAGAGGGTCACAGTATGAGTCACGTGACTGCTATCACAAGGATGTCAAGGAATTTCACAGAAGAAGGTATGAAGGGAAAGGTCTCCCATTTGAAGATATAGAAGATATTCATACAAAACCGAGTGGAGAGGTCCATGCCCACTATTTTGTTGAGAACCCCGGAAAGGAAGAAACCAATACCTCTGGGAACTCTTTTGTGATGCAGGGACGTGTTTCGAAAATCCGTAGTGTAGAAGAAGTGGTGGTGAGTCACACAGGGGGAATCACGCAGAAAGAGGTTAACGGGGAAAAGTTGGAAGGGAGAAGTGAGATTTTGCAAGGTCTCGGCGATAACTGCAaggttgatgctcctcaaaaGAAGGATGCGCCCTTGAATGAagttgaggttgatgctcctccaaatgaggacgcgccctcagatGAAAAAGTGGAAATTGAAgacccccgagactttgatttcgatttggatcccaggatccctatgcTTATCGAAAAAACGGGACCAgccgaagacacaatatctattcca CGGttggtaaacatgatgttcaaaGACCAAATCGGGAGAACCATGGAAGTGTATGTGGACGATATGCTGGTGAAATCTGAGGTGACAACTGACCATATCAAGCACCTGATGGAGATGTTTAATATTTTGAGGAGGTTTCGTATGAAATTAAATCCGCAAAAATGTGTGTTCGGCGTGGAATCGGGAAAGTTTCTCGGGTTCATTGTCAACcacaggggaattgaggccaaccccgcgAAGATCAAGGCATTATTGGATATGAAGTCACCCACCAATGTGAAACAGGTGCAGAGTTTGACTGGGAGGATCGCCGCGTTAAATCGATTTGTTTCGAAGTCGTCTGATAGATGCAAGGAGTTTTTCAAGGCGATTAGATTAGCTgggaaagactttgtatggac TGCGGTTCTGGTAAGAGAGGAAGACGGGCAGCAATCACCAGTGTACTACGTGAGCAAGCGGTTACACGACGCTGAAACTCGCTACACAAATATGGAGAAACTGGTTTACGCCCTGATTCTTGCGTCAAGAAAATTGCGGCCGTATTTTCAGGCCCATAGAGTTGAAGTTCGTACAGCATACCCACTGCGACAGGTCCTGCACAAACCGGAGTCATCAGGCAGAATGCTGAAATGGgctgtggagttgggacagtttgatttggaatatgtGCCTCGAACAGCGATAAAAGGACAAGCCTTAGCCAatttcttgttggaatttgattctgaaaTTGATGATAAAGCTTTGGTGATGCTATATCCACCTCAGGCCGAGGAGTCTTTGGAGGAGTTTCCGCAtccttg gtttggaatcccttacaagctgGTCTCCGACAATGGAAAACAGTTTGATAGGAAGGAGTTGCGACAGCTATGTGAGGAGTTGAAAATCAAGAAGGAGTTTGCggcggtctatcatcctcaaagcaatggaCAAACAGAGGCt